The following proteins are encoded in a genomic region of Corythoichthys intestinalis isolate RoL2023-P3 chromosome 5, ASM3026506v1, whole genome shotgun sequence:
- the duox gene encoding dual oxidase 1, with protein sequence MSLSASMDLRKQLWSVSSLFALLFIIDSQAKITWEVPRFDGWYNSLACPKRGGVGSHFSRLVPANFRDGVYQVEHEPELPNPRSLSRILSTGSSGVPSTRNHTVLTLFFGYHVAFEIMNSRTPGCPPEFMNIPVPKGDPAFDPNGTGSVLLPFMRGSWDKSTGQSPGNPRTQINAVTAWIDGSSIYGSSTSWSDSLRCFSNGLLASGLEWNMPRQATGHTLMWSAADPTTGDNGPQGLYELGNAWANENVFTAAEGIIWFRYHNYLASKMSKEHPQWSDEELFQNAKKRVVATFQNIALYEWLPAYLGDRTLPPYSSYQKFVDPAVSPEFHAAMSLVITMASSGVYMRNRSCHFREIINTDGSSSPALRLCNSFWKRQEINVNTSHDVDELLLGMVSQIAEEVDHIVVEDLRDFMYGPLKFTRTDLVAQIVQRGRDFGLGSYAKVRQALNLPPVKTFQDINPQLNKTKPKLLQEVAQIYHGDISKLELFPGGLLESVGGPGPVFSAIILDQFERIRNGDRFWFENKHNSLFTDDDIQKIRNVTFRDVLVAVMNADESDVQNCVFFWKSGDPCPQPTQLTASMLHPCTNATKLNYFDGSKVGFGMCIIALFLFPVVSYLVACTVAYQRKYCYRKFQKRGNPIRRTEPPSSGFAAYEWQNYKKPLHPVSIEVFEERNLQIRDRSGATLRCLNLNRQQCLDVLISNDHHQKVLLLKVPKEYDLVLFFDDQGKRAAFLKCLHPEVIENRLGIRLREMCEKELLKEALTGEQRAQIVETFIRHAFAKVLEIEQCDAGDISSVSCKKAREVLQCELTAAEFADALGLKHDSLFVNSMFTLADKDGNGYLSFQEFLDVIVIFMNGTPEDKSKLMFSMNDIGGTGYLSKEEFARMLRSFIEISNGALSKCQTDDAIRATMQAAGFDDKENITWEDFHFLLRDHESVLQFAQLNVKGVENRRKNVLNRDQRVSFICPVKSSDNADGLDLRRRKKSDLNSPNVYVKPKRDPYIRSPVRQKIQQFKRFIENYRRHIVCVIVVYGITAGVALERCYYYSLQATSTGMPETSAVGVVVSRGSAAAISFLFPYMLLTVCRNLITMCRETFLNRYVPFDAAIDLHRSMAATAVVLAVVHSLGHVVNIYIFSISDLNILACLFPKVLNNNGSELPLKWSWWFFQTVPGLTGVLLLFTLSFIYVFASRYFRRVSFRGFWISHYLYVVVYILTIIHGSFGLLQEPRFYIFLIPPALLFLLDKLISLSRKKVEIPVIKAELLPSGVTHLEFKRPQGFVYRSGQWVRIACLMLGTDEYHPFTLTSAPHEETLSLHIRAVGPWTSQLRELYSGESRTELGAYPKLYLDGPFGEGHQEWTDFEVSVLVGGGIGVTPFASILKDLVFKSSIKSKIQCQKVYFIWVTRTQHQFEWVSDIIREVEEMDTLELVSVHTYITQVAQKFDLRTTMLYVCERHFQKVWNRSLFTGLKSVTHFGRPPFVSFFSSLQEVHPQVSKIGVFSCGPPGLTKNVEKACQHMNKRDQALFMHHYENF encoded by the exons GCTCGCACTTCTCTCGTCTCGTGCCTGCGAACTTCCGGGATGGCGTCTACCAAGTTGAGCATGAGCCCGAGCTGCCCAATCCGAGAAGCCTGAGCCGCATTCTCAGCACTGGCTCATCCGGGGTGCCTTCCACAAGAAACCACACCGtattaactttgttttttg GTTACCATGTTGCATTTGAAATAATGAACTCAAGGACTCCTGGGTGCCCACCTGAATTTATGAACATCCCAGTCCCGAAAGGTGACCCTGCGTTTGACCCGAATGGCACCGGTAGTGTTCTGCTTCCCTTTATGAGAGGGTCATGGGACAAAAGCACAGGACAAAGTCCTGGCAACCCTCGCACACAG ATCAACGCAGTCACAGCTTGGATTGATGGCAGTTCTATCTATGGCTCCTCCACCTCCTGGTCTGACTCCCTGAGATGTTTTTCGAATGGCCTCCTGGCCTCCGGCCTGGAGTGGAACATGCCGAGACAAGCGACTGGACACACTCTCATGTGGAGTGCTGCTGACCCCACAACAGGTGATAACGGACCCCAGGGACTATATG AGTTGGGAAATGCTTGGGCCAACGAGAATGTGTTCACAGCAGCAGAGGGAATCATTTGGTTCCGTTACCACAACTATTTAGCCTCCAAAATGAGTAAGGAACACCCGCAGTGGTCGGACGAAGAGTTGTTTCAAAATGCTAAGAAGAGGGTCGTGGCCACTTTCCAG AATATTGCTCTCTACGAATGGCTGCCTGCTTACCTGGGGGACAGAACTCTTCCTccttactcaa GTTACCAAAAGTTTGTCGATCCTGCTGTCTCCCCCGAGTTTCATGCTGCTATGAGTTTAGTTATCACAATGGCTTCCTCTGGTGTTTACATGAG GAATCGAAGTTGCCATTTCAGAGAGATCATTAACACGGATGGCAGTTCATCTCCAGCCTTGAGGCTTTGCAACAGCTTTTGGAAACGTCAG GAGATAAATGTGAACACAAGCCACGATGTGGATGAGCTCCTCTTGGGCATGGTCTCTCAGATTGCTGAGGAAGTGGACCACATTGTTGTGGAGGACTTGAGAG ACTTCATGTATGGGCCGCTTAAATTCACTCGCACGGATTTGGTGGCGCAGATTGTCCAAAGAGGAAGAGATTTTGGCCTTGGTAGCTACGCGAAGGTCAGGCAGGCTCTGAATCTGCCTCCAGTAAAGACATTTCAAGACATTAATCCTCAGCTCAACAAGACCAAACCAAAG TTGCTCCAAGAAGTTGCGCAAATTTATCACGGCGACATCTCCAAATTAGAACTCTTCCCTGGAGGTCTGCTGGAGTCAGTGGGTGGTCCGGGTCCAGTTTTCTCTGCTATAATTTTGGACCAGTTTGAACGGATAAGAAATGGTGATCGCTTCTGGTTTGAGAACAAACACAACAG TTTGTTCACAGATGACGATATCCAAAAGATCCGCAATGTGACTTTTCGCGACGTCTTGGTTGCAGTCATGAACGCAGACGAGTCTGACGTACAAAACTGCGTGTTCTTCTGGAAGAGTG GTGATCCTTGTCCTCAACCCACTCAGCTGACAGCATCAATGCTCCATCCCTGCACTAATGCCACTAAACTCAATTACTTTGACGGGAGCAAAGTTGGATTTGGGATGTGTATTATCGCATTGTTCCTCTTTCCTGTTG TGAGTTATCTTGTGGCCTGTACGGTGGCGTATCAGCGAAAGTACTGCTACAGAAAGTTCCAGAAAAGAGGGAATCCTATTAGAAGAACTGAGCCTCCAAGTTCGGGATTTGCTG CCTATGAGTGGCAGAACTATAAAAAGCCTTTGCATCCGGTCAGCATAGAGGTTTTCGAGGAGAGGAACCTGCAAATACGGGACAGATCTGGAGCCACTCTTCGCTGCTTAAATCTGAACAGACAGCAGTGCCTTGATGTTCTCATCTCCAATGACCACCACCAGAAAGTTCTCCTTCTCAAAGTGCCCAAAGAATATGACCTG GTACTGTTTTTCGATGACCAGGGTAAACGTGCTGCATTCCTCaagtgtctgcaccctgaggtgATTGAAAACAGGCTTGGGATTAGATTAAGGGAGATGTGCGAGAAGGAGCTACTGAAGGAGGCGTTAACAGGAGAGCAAAGGGCACAAATTGTGGAAACATTCATCCGACACGCTTTCGCTAAG GTATTGGAAATAGAGCAGTGCGATGCTGGGGATATAAGCAGTGTTTCCTGTAAGAAAGCCAGAGAAGTTCTGCAGTGCGAGTTGACAGCTGCAGAGTTTGCTGATGCCCTGGGCCTCAAGCATGATTCCTTATTTGTGAACTCCATGTTCACCCTAGCTGATAAAGACGGGAATGGCTACCTCTCCTTTCAGGAGTTTCTTGATgttattgtcatttttatgaATG GAACTCCTGAGGATAAATCCAAgttgatgttctccatgaacgaTATCGGCGGAACGGGTTATTTGTCAAAAGAAGAATTTGCCAggatgctcag ATCGTTTATTGAAATCTCCAATGGTGCCCTGTCAAAATGCCAGACTGACGATGCCATCAGAGCCACCATGCAGGCCGCCGGCTTTGACGACAAAGAGAATATTACATGGGAAGACTTCCATTTCCTGCTGCGGGATCATGAGAGTGTGCTACAGTTTGCCCAGCTAAATGTTAAAG GGGTGGAGAATCGAAGAAAGAATGTGCTTAATCGAGACCAGAGAGTTTCCTTTATCTGCCCCGTGAAAAG CAGTGACAACGCTGATGGACTGGATTTGCGGCGACGGAAaaa GTCTGACCTAAATTCTCCCAATGTATACGTGAAGCCCAAGCGTGACCCCTATATAAGAAGCCCCGTCCGGCAGAAGATCCAACAGTTCAAACGATTCATCGAGAACTACCGCCGGCATATTGTCTGCGTCATCGTGGTTTATGGCATTACAGCTGGGGTGGCGCTTGAGAGATGTTACT ACTACAGTTTGCAGGCTACGTCTACGGGCATGCCCGAAACCTCGGCGGTGGGCGTGGTGGTGTCCCGTGGTTCGGCTGCTGCCATTTCGTTTCTGTTTCCCTACATGCTCCTCACTGTGTGTCGCAACCTCATCACCATGTGCAGAGAGACATTCCTCAACAGATACGTCCCCTTCGACGCCGCCATCGATCTTCATCGCTCCATGGCCGCGACTGCTGTCGTCCTTGCAG TTGTTCACAGCTTGGGCCATGTTGTCAACATCTACATCTTCTCCATCAGTGACCTCAACATCCTCGCTTGTTTGTTCCCCAAGGTTTTAAATAACAATGG GTCTGAACTTCCTCTCAAGTGGTCATGGTGGTTTTTTCAAACCGTTCCAG GGCTCACCGGAGTGCTGCTTCTCTTCACTTTGTCGTTTATTTACGTTTTCGCCTCCCGTTATTTTCGCCGTGTCAGTTTCAGAGGGTTCTGGATCAGTCATTACCTTTATGTCGTTGTCTATATTTTG ACGATCATTCATGGCAGTTTCGGTCTCCTTCAAGAACCGCGTTTCTACATCTTCCTCATCCCACCTGCGTTGCTCTTCCTGTTGGACAAACTAATCAGTCTAAGCAGGAAGAAGGTGGAAATTCCTGtaatcaaagcagagctgctgcCTTCAG GCGTAACTCATCTGGAGTTCAAGCGACCACAAGGCTTTGTGTATCGTTCGGGCCAGTGGGTCCGTATTGCGTGCCTGATGTTGGGCACGGATGAGTACCACCCGTTCACGCTTACATCAGCCCCTCACGAGGAGACCCTCAGCCTGCACATAAGGGCTGTGGGACCCTGGACCAGCCAGCTCAGAGAACTGTACAGTGGAGAAAGTCGGACTGAGCTTGGTGCTTATCCAAAG CTGTACCTGGATGGCCCATTCGGCGAGGGACACCAGGAATGGACTGACTTTGAGGTTTCCGTTTTGGTAGGAGGAGGCATCGGCGTCACACCATTTGCCTCCATCCTCAAAGATCTGGTGTTCAAATCCTCCATCAAATCCAAGATTCAGTGTCAAAAG GTGTACTTCATCTGGGTGACGCGGACGCAGCATCAGTTTGAGTGGGTCTCAGACATCATCAGGGAGGTGGAGGAGATGGACACATTGGAGCTGGTGTCAGTTCACACTTACATCACACAGGTGGCCCAGAAGTTTGACCTCCGCACCACAATGTTG TACGTATGCGAGCGTCACTTCCAGAAGGTTTGGAACCGCAGTCTGTTTACCGGCCTGAAATCAGTCACCCATTTTGGCAGGCCACCCTTTGTGTCCTTTTTCAGCTCACTGCAGGAGGTTCATCCACAG GTGTCGAAAATTGGTGTGTTTAGCTGTGGACCGCCAGGACTGACCAAGAATGTGGAGAAAGCTTGTCAGCACATGAACAAGAGAGACCAGGCACTGTTTATGCATCACTATGAGAACTTTTAA